Proteins from a single region of Acidimicrobiia bacterium:
- a CDS encoding VOC family protein has protein sequence MISSVQVAVDCHDPHALADFWAAVMGYEVEFDDDFIRGLIAAGQATEDDVIEHNGHVQWKTAAACRDPEGKHPRLLFQQVPEPKSVKNRWHLDIHIGEGRESEIERFMALGATHLWDGRQGPHTWVTLADPEGNEFCVS, from the coding sequence GTGATCTCGAGTGTTCAGGTGGCAGTCGACTGCCACGACCCGCACGCTCTCGCCGACTTCTGGGCGGCGGTCATGGGGTACGAGGTCGAGTTCGACGACGACTTCATCCGGGGGCTCATCGCCGCAGGCCAAGCCACCGAGGACGACGTCATCGAGCACAACGGCCATGTGCAATGGAAGACCGCGGCTGCCTGCAGGGACCCGGAAGGCAAGCACCCGAGGCTCCTCTTCCAGCAGGTGCCCGAGCCGAAGTCCGTGAAGAACCGCTGGCATCTCGACATTCACATAGGTGAAGGCCGGGAGAGCGAGATCGAGCGGTTCATGGCGCTCGGTGCGACCCACCTCTGGGATGGTCGGCAGGGGCCGCACACCTGGGTCACCCTCGCCGATCCGGAGGGAAACGAGTTCTGCGTCTCCTGA
- a CDS encoding SDR family oxidoreductase, which yields MTVTIVTGAGQGIGRELALAFAARGDHVVLAARNVGNLEATAKGIVSAGGAASVHPTDVTDPAGVVALVDRAYDDLGGVDHLVCNSGVGGPSGPLWEQEPAGWEETFAVNVTGVFLCCRALLGRMVAAGDRGSIVILGSMTGKRPLYGRSPYVASKSALIGLTRSIALEAGPHGVRANLISPGPVAGPRIDWVIKMQAEERGISEAEAHAEFERDSPLGRLTAASDVAAAALFLTSDAAAAVTGIDLNVSAGIVMY from the coding sequence GTGACGGTCACCATCGTCACCGGCGCCGGCCAGGGCATCGGCAGGGAGCTGGCCCTCGCCTTCGCGGCCCGCGGAGACCACGTCGTGCTGGCAGCCCGCAACGTGGGCAACCTGGAGGCGACCGCCAAGGGGATCGTGTCGGCGGGCGGAGCGGCGTCTGTTCATCCGACGGACGTCACCGATCCCGCCGGCGTCGTGGCTCTCGTCGACCGGGCGTACGACGACCTCGGCGGCGTCGACCACCTCGTCTGCAACAGCGGCGTCGGCGGCCCATCGGGTCCGCTCTGGGAGCAGGAGCCCGCCGGATGGGAGGAGACGTTCGCAGTGAACGTCACCGGGGTGTTCCTGTGCTGCCGGGCGCTCCTCGGGCGGATGGTGGCGGCGGGCGACAGAGGTTCGATCGTCATCCTCGGCTCGATGACGGGCAAGCGGCCCCTGTACGGCCGATCGCCGTACGTGGCGTCGAAGAGCGCTCTCATCGGCCTCACTCGCTCCATCGCGCTCGAGGCCGGCCCCCATGGGGTCAGGGCGAACCTGATCTCGCCGGGCCCCGTCGCCGGACCGAGGATCGACTGGGTGATCAAGATGCAGGCCGAGGAACGCGGCATCTCCGAGGCCGAGGCGCACGCCGAGTTCGAACGAGACTCGCCGCTCGGCAGGCTGACGGCCGCCTCCGACGTCGCCGCCGCGGCGCTCTTCCTCACGAGCGACGCAGCCGCGGCAGTCACCGGAATCGACCTCAATGTCAGCGCCGGGATCGTGATGTACTGA
- the hisD gene encoding histidinol dehydrogenase produces MATYLKQGSPPGSQITDEVRQTVSRIIADVASEGLAAVRRYSEMFDKWSPPSFRVDDATIARARDEMQDDVAHSARFLIDQVTNFARLQRETLVDFETETLPGVFLGQKWIPVSRVGAYSPGGGYPLIASAVMTVATAKVAGVREVLAAAPPKDEGGMHGPQLWAMVESGADEIFCVGGVQALAGLAFGLEGSDPVDMLVGPGNAYVAEAKRQLFGSVGIDLLAGPTEIMIIADDTADPGVLACDLLGQAEHGPTSPAILACTSDEVAKATIREVDRWLETWPTADVAGQAWRDYGTVIVCEDESELVRVANEIAPEHLEVQTARPEEIARLLHNYGSLFVGTEATVAYSDKAIGTNHTLPTVGAARYTGGLWVGKFLKTVTTQRCTPEGSFHVAEHAAVVADAELMYGHAISARLRRNPEYFADATEWSE; encoded by the coding sequence GTGGCGACGTACCTGAAGCAAGGGTCACCGCCCGGTTCACAGATCACGGACGAGGTACGCCAGACGGTCAGCCGCATCATCGCCGACGTCGCCTCCGAGGGCCTCGCCGCGGTGCGCAGGTACTCCGAGATGTTCGACAAGTGGAGCCCGCCGAGCTTCAGGGTGGACGATGCGACGATCGCCCGGGCCCGAGATGAGATGCAAGACGACGTGGCGCACAGCGCGCGCTTCCTCATCGATCAGGTCACGAACTTCGCCCGGCTGCAGCGGGAGACGCTCGTCGACTTCGAGACGGAGACCCTCCCCGGCGTGTTCCTCGGCCAGAAGTGGATCCCGGTGTCGAGGGTGGGCGCATACTCCCCCGGCGGGGGCTACCCGCTGATCGCCTCGGCGGTGATGACGGTCGCTACCGCCAAGGTGGCGGGTGTCCGAGAAGTGCTGGCGGCTGCACCTCCCAAGGACGAGGGCGGGATGCACGGACCGCAGCTGTGGGCGATGGTCGAGTCGGGCGCCGACGAGATCTTCTGCGTCGGCGGTGTCCAGGCTCTGGCCGGGTTGGCGTTCGGTCTCGAGGGATCCGACCCGGTGGACATGCTGGTCGGACCGGGCAACGCCTACGTCGCAGAAGCGAAACGTCAGCTCTTCGGCAGCGTCGGGATCGACCTGCTCGCCGGTCCCACCGAGATCATGATCATCGCAGACGACACGGCGGACCCGGGGGTCCTGGCCTGCGACCTGCTCGGACAGGCTGAGCACGGCCCGACTTCGCCCGCCATCCTCGCATGCACGTCCGATGAGGTGGCCAAGGCCACGATCCGCGAGGTCGATCGCTGGCTGGAGACGTGGCCGACCGCCGATGTGGCAGGACAGGCGTGGCGGGACTACGGCACGGTGATCGTCTGCGAGGACGAATCCGAGCTGGTGAGGGTCGCCAACGAGATCGCTCCCGAGCACCTCGAGGTGCAAACGGCGCGCCCCGAGGAGATCGCACGGCTGCTCCACAACTACGGGAGCCTGTTCGTCGGAACCGAGGCGACCGTTGCGTACTCCGACAAGGCGATCGGGACCAACCACACGTTGCCGACCGTCGGGGCCGCCAGGTACACCGGTGGGCTGTGGGTCGGGAAGTTCCTCAAGACGGTCACCACCCAGCGGTGCACGCCGGAAGGCTCGTTCCACGTCGCAGAGCACGCCGCCGTCGTCGCCGATGCAGAGCTGATGTACGGCCACGCCATCAGCGCCCGGCTGAGGCGCAACCCCGAGTACTTCGCCGACGCCACGGAGTGGTCGGAGTGA
- a CDS encoding SDR family oxidoreductase, giving the protein MRLAREIAVVTGASSGIGRASALALAAEGATVVAAARRQDRLAGLVGEIEGAGGRALAVAADVTSPGDVTRLREEAVGAFGRVDILLNNVGVGKYGPLESISVEDYDWMMNTNMRSSFLCTRAFLPDMIGRRHGQVCFIASVAGLKGLPNESVYCASKFAQVGFAQALDYETRDRGVKVSVVAPGGVHTEFAIGTGREEGDPMLEGMLDPRDVAQAVVFAFTQPDNARTFLIGMRPMSEPL; this is encoded by the coding sequence ATGAGGCTCGCACGAGAGATCGCGGTCGTCACCGGCGCTTCGTCCGGGATCGGGCGGGCCAGTGCCCTGGCACTGGCGGCTGAGGGGGCGACGGTCGTCGCGGCCGCAAGGCGACAAGACCGGCTGGCCGGGCTCGTCGGCGAGATCGAAGGCGCAGGCGGCCGAGCGCTCGCCGTGGCTGCCGACGTCACCTCGCCGGGCGACGTCACCCGGCTCCGGGAGGAGGCCGTTGGCGCCTTCGGCAGGGTCGACATCCTCCTCAACAACGTCGGGGTCGGGAAGTACGGACCGCTCGAGTCGATAAGCGTCGAGGACTACGACTGGATGATGAACACCAACATGCGATCCAGCTTCCTCTGCACGAGGGCGTTCCTTCCCGACATGATCGGGCGTCGCCACGGACAGGTGTGCTTCATCGCTTCGGTCGCCGGCTTGAAGGGCCTCCCGAACGAGTCCGTCTACTGCGCCTCGAAGTTCGCTCAGGTCGGCTTCGCCCAGGCACTCGACTACGAGACGAGGGACAGAGGAGTCAAGGTGAGTGTTGTGGCGCCCGGGGGCGTGCATACCGAGTTCGCCATCGGTACGGGTCGCGAAGAAGGCGACCCGATGCTCGAAGGAATGCTCGATCCGCGAGACGTGGCGCAGGCCGTGGTCTTCGCCTTCACCCAGCCGGACAATGCGCGGACGTTCCTCATCGGGATGCGCCCGATGTCAGAGCCGCTCTGA
- a CDS encoding pyruvate carboxyltransferase yields MSEEPWKTDRWFSSPWNYLPEVTAGFQIPDEVTIHDVTLRDGEQQAGVEFSADEKVRIAEALAAAGIHRIEAGLPAVSPADKEAIERMVALDLPTEIYAFSRCMVADVELALDCGVTGVVMEVPASHHLIEKAYNWPIEKAIEASVESTKYAHENGLKVTFFPIDATRASMVELLDDLEAVATNGHVDNVALVDTFGVTSPHAIGYYTRRVRERLAVPLETHFHMDFGMGVANSILAVAEGASVIHTTVSGLGERAGNAPTEETVLALLTMYGIDTGIDTTKFTEIARLVAELSGVRQPSNRPITGDRLYNVESGIIATWVKNVGDELLEPFPFRPELVGQPPPEIVLGKGSGLDSVAIWLGRHGVHDADTKEIEAILAEVKGRSLAKKGLLDDEEFVAIVNDVLPGRL; encoded by the coding sequence ATGTCCGAGGAGCCCTGGAAGACCGACCGCTGGTTCTCGAGTCCGTGGAACTACCTCCCAGAGGTGACGGCCGGTTTCCAGATCCCGGACGAGGTGACGATCCACGACGTCACGCTGCGCGACGGTGAGCAGCAGGCGGGCGTCGAGTTCTCGGCAGACGAGAAAGTCCGCATCGCCGAGGCGCTCGCCGCCGCCGGGATCCACCGCATCGAAGCGGGCCTCCCCGCCGTATCACCGGCCGACAAGGAGGCGATCGAGCGGATGGTTGCGCTCGACCTGCCGACGGAGATCTACGCCTTCTCCCGCTGCATGGTCGCCGACGTCGAGCTGGCGCTCGACTGTGGGGTGACGGGCGTCGTCATGGAGGTGCCGGCCAGCCACCACCTCATCGAGAAGGCGTACAACTGGCCGATCGAGAAGGCGATCGAGGCGTCCGTCGAGTCGACGAAGTACGCCCACGAGAACGGCCTCAAGGTGACCTTCTTCCCGATCGACGCCACGAGGGCGTCGATGGTCGAGCTGCTCGACGACCTCGAGGCGGTCGCCACGAACGGCCATGTCGACAACGTCGCATTGGTCGACACGTTCGGGGTCACCTCCCCGCACGCGATCGGGTACTACACGCGGCGCGTCAGGGAGCGCCTCGCGGTGCCGCTCGAGACGCACTTCCACATGGACTTCGGGATGGGAGTCGCCAACTCGATCCTGGCCGTCGCCGAAGGAGCCTCCGTCATCCACACGACGGTGAGCGGCCTCGGGGAGCGGGCAGGCAACGCTCCGACCGAGGAGACGGTGCTGGCGTTGCTCACGATGTACGGCATCGACACCGGCATCGACACCACGAAGTTCACCGAGATCGCCCGCCTCGTCGCCGAGCTCTCCGGCGTGCGCCAACCGTCCAACCGGCCGATCACCGGCGACCGCCTGTACAACGTCGAGTCGGGGATCATCGCCACGTGGGTCAAGAACGTCGGCGACGAGCTGCTCGAGCCGTTCCCGTTCCGGCCGGAGCTCGTCGGCCAGCCACCACCCGAGATCGTCCTCGGCAAGGGCTCGGGCCTCGACTCGGTCGCCATCTGGCTGGGGCGCCACGGGGTGCACGACGCCGACACGAAGGAGATAGAGGCCATCCTGGCGGAGGTCAAGGGGCGGTCGCTCGCCAAGAAGGGGCTGCTCGACGACGAAGAGTTCGTGGCGATCGTCAACGACGTGCTCCCCGGGCGCCTCTAG
- a CDS encoding alpha-hydroxy acid oxidase, with protein sequence MLDTLRSVVRLRPIELDPVTRRLAKAASVADMRRIAKRRLPGGVFDYIDGGAEDESALRRNSSAYAEIEFRPRVLRDVGNVDASTTLLGKELAFPLVLAPTGFTRIADPAGELAVARAAERAGVPYSLSTLATRSIEDVAAVNGGRKWFQVYAWRDRGLVKEMVDRAKTAGYEALILTVDTAVLGRRERDVRRGFTLPPKIGLGTLVDGARHPGWTLAFIRAEPIAFANVVGRGVGDGSDPISLADYINDQFDPSLSWDDVSWLRSAWEGPIVLKGIQTVDDARIAADSGVAAIAISNHGGRQLDSAPAAVELVSEVADAVGGRIEIICDGGVRRGSDIVKAVALGANACMAGRAYLYGLGAAGERGVDHVLRMLEEGVRRTMALVGAPTVSALTPEVVRRHAK encoded by the coding sequence ATGCTGGACACCTTGCGATCGGTGGTGCGCCTGCGCCCGATAGAGCTCGATCCGGTGACGCGTCGTCTCGCCAAGGCCGCCAGCGTCGCCGACATGCGCAGGATCGCCAAGCGGCGACTCCCGGGAGGCGTGTTCGACTACATAGATGGGGGCGCCGAGGACGAGTCGGCGTTGCGACGCAACTCGAGCGCCTACGCCGAGATCGAGTTCAGGCCGCGCGTGCTGCGCGACGTCGGAAATGTCGACGCTTCGACCACGCTCCTCGGCAAGGAGCTCGCCTTTCCGCTCGTCCTGGCCCCGACCGGCTTCACCCGGATCGCCGACCCGGCCGGTGAGCTCGCCGTTGCTCGCGCCGCCGAACGGGCAGGGGTCCCGTACTCGCTGTCGACCCTGGCGACGCGCTCCATCGAGGACGTGGCGGCGGTCAACGGCGGTCGCAAGTGGTTCCAGGTGTATGCATGGCGTGACCGAGGGCTCGTGAAGGAGATGGTCGACCGCGCCAAGACCGCCGGTTACGAGGCCCTCATCCTCACGGTGGACACGGCGGTCCTCGGGCGCCGGGAGCGCGATGTCAGGAGGGGATTCACGCTGCCTCCGAAGATCGGGCTCGGCACCCTCGTCGACGGAGCACGGCATCCCGGATGGACACTGGCCTTCATCCGGGCCGAGCCGATCGCCTTCGCCAACGTGGTTGGACGCGGCGTCGGCGACGGCTCCGATCCGATCTCGCTCGCCGACTACATCAACGATCAGTTCGACCCGTCGTTGTCGTGGGACGATGTCTCGTGGCTCCGCTCGGCCTGGGAAGGGCCCATCGTGCTCAAGGGCATCCAGACCGTCGACGACGCCAGGATCGCTGCCGACAGCGGCGTGGCCGCCATCGCCATCTCCAACCACGGCGGCCGCCAGCTCGACTCGGCCCCGGCGGCCGTCGAGCTCGTCTCGGAGGTCGCCGACGCCGTGGGCGGGCGAATCGAGATCATCTGTGACGGCGGGGTGAGGCGGGGCTCGGACATCGTCAAGGCGGTCGCGCTCGGCGCAAACGCGTGCATGGCGGGGCGCGCCTACCTCTACGGGTTGGGCGCCGCAGGGGAGCGGGGGGTCGATCACGTCCTGCGCATGCTCGAGGAAGGGGTCCGGAGGACGATGGCCCTCGTGGGTGCGCCGACGGTCTCGGCGCTGACACCCGAAGTCGTGCGGCGGCACGCCAAGTGA
- a CDS encoding Xaa-Pro peptidase family protein, translated as MREAFFGLSTDWKEGINWANVRDWRLKRAHAAMERAGLGALLLFYDENMRYVSSTLTPGWNRLKPGLRYVVLPKGKPPIVYEQGDIGFHLEVHNPWIPKENIRHSYVWIKGAVGPAAEQQVNKFVDALANDLEDAGVSDLPLGVDFIDINLLREFEKRGIKWTDGMSPMMEARAIKSPDEIKAFSIVGAICDYVHYEITNFIKPGLTENEVAAFGFEKLYSIAGMEDVEDVIVSSGPNAWPNWRNFSDRMIRPGELVIIDLAALTWNGFKSCVYRTYCVGGKPTDAHQKTYDEAHKWLWDSIAMVKPGVTTRDVALKWPSAQEAWGYEEEDQAAANNWGHGLGLAQYDPPVISRIWSLDHPVEIQEGMTFALETQHGVLHDHGVRLEEMLYVTPTGFEMVSTYKQHEIIAVD; from the coding sequence ATGAGGGAAGCGTTCTTCGGGCTCAGCACCGACTGGAAGGAAGGCATCAATTGGGCGAACGTCCGCGATTGGCGCCTGAAGCGGGCCCACGCCGCCATGGAGCGGGCAGGCCTCGGCGCCCTCCTGCTCTTCTACGACGAGAACATGCGGTATGTCTCGTCGACGCTCACCCCCGGGTGGAACCGACTCAAGCCGGGGCTCCGTTACGTCGTGCTCCCCAAGGGCAAGCCGCCGATCGTGTACGAGCAGGGTGACATCGGTTTCCACCTCGAGGTGCACAACCCGTGGATCCCGAAGGAGAACATCCGCCACTCGTACGTCTGGATCAAGGGTGCGGTCGGCCCCGCCGCCGAGCAGCAGGTCAACAAGTTCGTCGACGCCCTCGCCAACGACCTCGAGGACGCAGGAGTCTCCGACTTGCCGCTCGGCGTCGACTTCATCGACATCAACCTCTTGCGCGAGTTCGAGAAGCGCGGCATCAAGTGGACGGACGGCATGAGCCCGATGATGGAGGCCCGTGCGATCAAGAGCCCCGACGAGATCAAGGCGTTCTCGATCGTCGGAGCGATCTGTGACTACGTCCACTACGAGATCACGAACTTCATCAAGCCGGGCCTCACCGAGAACGAGGTGGCGGCGTTCGGATTCGAGAAGTTGTACTCGATAGCGGGCATGGAGGACGTGGAGGACGTGATCGTGTCGTCCGGGCCGAACGCCTGGCCGAACTGGCGCAACTTCTCCGATCGCATGATCCGTCCAGGCGAGCTGGTGATCATCGACTTGGCGGCGCTCACCTGGAACGGCTTCAAGTCGTGCGTCTACCGGACCTACTGCGTCGGTGGCAAGCCGACCGACGCTCACCAGAAGACGTACGACGAGGCTCACAAGTGGCTGTGGGACTCGATCGCGATGGTCAAGCCGGGCGTCACGACGCGCGACGTCGCCCTCAAGTGGCCGTCCGCCCAGGAGGCGTGGGGTTACGAGGAGGAAGACCAGGCGGCTGCCAACAACTGGGGCCACGGACTCGGGCTCGCCCAATACGACCCCCCGGTGATCTCGCGGATCTGGTCGCTCGATCACCCGGTGGAGATCCAGGAGGGGATGACGTTCGCCCTCGAGACCCAGCACGGCGTGCTCCACGACCACGGCGTGCGGCTCGAGGAGATGCTGTACGTCACGCCCACCGGCTTCGAGATGGTCTCGACCTACAAGCAGCACGAGATCATCGCCGTCGATTGA
- a CDS encoding aldolase/citrate lyase family protein yields the protein MIQNATKAKLRAGEAVLGVFDRFRDPSLAEFVAFQGWDFVVMDGEHGTLDSEDFGNLARAIELRGATPIARVNTNESSAILRALDSGAHGVHIPWVNSAEEAERAVRWAKYGPRGTRGLAGNRSIDWKANATSTAAANEETLVVVHIETQTAVDAVDEFVEVDGIDVLFVGPTDLSHSLGIPGEKDHPAMTEAIERVAEAVGPSDKAFGIYAATPDWVHRWHARGARYFTTGVDGLVAAGTSDYLAAARR from the coding sequence ATGATCCAGAATGCGACGAAAGCCAAGCTGAGAGCGGGCGAGGCGGTGCTGGGGGTGTTCGATCGGTTCCGCGATCCGAGCCTCGCCGAGTTCGTCGCCTTTCAGGGATGGGACTTCGTCGTGATGGACGGTGAGCACGGCACCCTCGACTCGGAGGACTTCGGGAACCTCGCCAGGGCGATCGAGCTGAGGGGGGCCACGCCGATCGCCAGGGTCAACACGAACGAGTCGTCCGCCATCCTGCGGGCGCTCGACTCCGGTGCGCACGGGGTCCACATCCCATGGGTCAACTCCGCTGAGGAAGCCGAGAGGGCCGTCCGCTGGGCGAAGTACGGCCCTCGAGGCACCCGCGGGCTCGCCGGCAACCGCTCGATCGACTGGAAGGCGAACGCTACGAGCACGGCGGCGGCCAACGAGGAGACGCTCGTCGTCGTGCACATCGAGACCCAGACGGCCGTCGACGCCGTCGACGAGTTCGTCGAGGTGGATGGGATCGACGTGCTCTTCGTCGGACCGACGGACCTGTCGCACTCGCTCGGGATCCCCGGGGAGAAGGATCACCCTGCGATGACGGAGGCGATCGAACGCGTCGCCGAGGCCGTCGGCCCTTCGGACAAGGCCTTCGGGATCTACGCCGCCACACCCGACTGGGTGCACAGGTGGCACGCCCGCGGCGCCCGCTACTTCACGACCGGCGTCGACGGCTTGGTTGCTGCGGGAACATCCGACTACCTGGCAGCGGCGCGGCGCTGA
- a CDS encoding GntR family transcriptional regulator encodes MTTEASSLESTLRAAAAAGGSARQTAHEYSRDAVRRAILNGELESGTRLVQAELAATLDVSTTPVREALRDLAAEGLVRFDPHRGAVVSEMSGDDLEEIYDLRQLLEPHALRQAVPNLTDEIIDALEVLHEQMANEPRSAQWVDQNRAFHMLIYESAATPRLAAIIRGLEDSAVMYIGASLRSAPELRDDAIRDHAELVEALRRRDADEAVAVIKRHLGIPLRALGSRLG; translated from the coding sequence ATGACCACCGAGGCGTCCTCGCTGGAGAGCACACTGCGGGCTGCGGCGGCGGCAGGCGGATCGGCGCGCCAGACCGCCCACGAGTACTCGCGAGATGCCGTTCGTCGAGCGATCCTCAACGGGGAGCTCGAGAGCGGCACTCGCCTCGTCCAGGCCGAGCTCGCTGCGACCCTCGATGTCAGCACGACCCCAGTGCGTGAGGCGCTACGCGACCTGGCAGCCGAGGGTCTGGTGCGCTTCGACCCGCACCGCGGGGCGGTGGTGAGCGAGATGAGCGGAGACGACCTCGAGGAGATCTACGACCTCCGCCAGCTCCTCGAGCCCCACGCCCTCCGCCAGGCCGTCCCGAACCTGACGGACGAGATCATCGATGCGCTCGAGGTGCTGCACGAGCAGATGGCGAACGAGCCGAGGTCCGCCCAATGGGTCGACCAGAACCGAGCGTTCCACATGCTCATCTACGAGTCGGCGGCCACACCTCGCCTCGCCGCCATCATCCGCGGCCTCGAGGACTCTGCGGTCATGTACATCGGAGCTTCGTTGCGGTCGGCTCCCGAGCTGAGGGACGACGCCATCCGGGACCACGCCGAGCTCGTCGAGGCGCTCCGCAGGCGGGACGCCGATGAGGCGGTGGCGGTCATCAAGCGCCACCTCGGCATCCCGCTGCGCGCCCTGGGCTCCAGGCTCGGGTGA
- a CDS encoding CoA-acylating methylmalonate-semialdehyde dehydrogenase → MNLIRHWINGKEHQADPERTGDVYDPATGEIASQVAFASVAEVDIAVQAASDAFPGWRDTPVTARQKVMFRFRDLVESHLDDIAKLITTEHGKTFDDARGEVNRGLEVIEFATAIPHLLKGDYSEQVSRSVDTYTIRQPLGVVAGITPFNFPAMVPMWMYPMAIACGNTFVLKPSEKDPSPSMLSAELFAEAGLPDGVLNVVHGDKVAVDRILEHRDIKAVSFVGSTPIARYVYTTGSGNGKRVQALAGAKNHMIVLPDADMELAADSAVSAGYGSAGERCMAISVIVAVGGAADRLIPLIEDRIAKLKVGPGLEAGAEMGPLITREHRDKVAGYIDSGVDAGATLVTDGRDFSVKGYEDGFFLGPTLFDNVTRDMTIYQDEIFGPVLSVVRTDRYQDAIELINDNPWGNGTAVFTNDGGAARKFQNEIQVGMVGINLPIPVPLAFYSFGGWKESIFGDHSIYGPEGIAFYTKPKVVISRWPDPMHRGVDLGFPQHG, encoded by the coding sequence ATGAACCTGATTCGCCACTGGATCAACGGCAAGGAGCATCAGGCCGACCCGGAGAGGACGGGCGACGTCTACGACCCCGCCACGGGGGAGATCGCCTCACAGGTCGCATTCGCCTCGGTGGCCGAGGTCGATATCGCCGTCCAAGCGGCCTCCGACGCCTTTCCCGGGTGGCGGGACACCCCGGTCACGGCGCGCCAGAAGGTGATGTTTCGCTTTCGCGACTTGGTCGAGTCGCACCTCGACGACATCGCCAAGCTGATCACCACCGAGCACGGCAAGACGTTCGACGATGCCAGGGGCGAGGTCAACAGAGGGCTCGAGGTGATCGAGTTCGCGACGGCGATCCCACACCTCCTCAAGGGTGACTACTCGGAGCAGGTCTCCCGCAGCGTCGACACCTACACCATTCGTCAGCCGCTCGGGGTGGTAGCGGGGATCACGCCGTTCAACTTCCCGGCGATGGTTCCCATGTGGATGTACCCGATGGCGATCGCCTGCGGCAACACCTTCGTGCTCAAGCCGTCGGAGAAGGACCCGTCCCCTTCGATGCTGAGCGCCGAGCTCTTCGCAGAGGCGGGGCTTCCCGACGGTGTGCTCAACGTCGTTCATGGTGACAAGGTTGCGGTCGATCGCATCCTCGAGCACCGCGACATCAAAGCGGTGTCGTTCGTCGGCTCGACGCCGATCGCTCGCTACGTCTACACGACCGGGTCGGGGAACGGGAAGAGGGTCCAGGCGCTCGCCGGGGCCAAGAACCACATGATCGTGCTCCCGGATGCGGACATGGAGCTGGCCGCCGACTCTGCGGTCTCGGCGGGGTACGGGTCGGCTGGGGAGCGGTGCATGGCCATCTCGGTGATCGTCGCCGTCGGCGGCGCCGCCGACAGGCTCATCCCGCTCATCGAGGACAGGATCGCCAAGCTCAAGGTCGGCCCCGGTCTCGAGGCCGGCGCCGAGATGGGCCCGCTCATCACGAGGGAGCACCGGGACAAGGTCGCCGGGTACATCGACTCCGGGGTCGACGCAGGCGCCACGTTGGTGACCGACGGGCGCGACTTCTCGGTGAAGGGTTACGAGGACGGGTTCTTCCTCGGTCCCACACTGTTCGACAACGTGACGAGGGACATGACGATCTACCAAGACGAGATCTTCGGGCCCGTCCTCTCGGTGGTGCGCACCGACCGCTACCAAGACGCCATCGAGCTCATCAACGACAACCCATGGGGCAACGGAACTGCGGTGTTCACGAACGATGGCGGGGCGGCTCGCAAGTTCCAGAACGAGATCCAGGTCGGCATGGTCGGCATCAACCTCCCGATCCCCGTGCCGCTGGCGTTCTACAGCTTCGGTGGGTGGAAGGAGTCCATCTTCGGCGACCACTCCATCTACGGTCCGGAGGGGATCGCCTTCTATACGAAGCCGAAGGTCGTCATCAGCCGCTGGCCCGATCCGATGCACCGGGGCGTCGACCTCGGATTCCCGCAGCACGGCTGA